The genomic segment TTGTCCCAATCTTTAACTTTTTCTTCAGAATGTGGGGAGATAAAGGTCAACAACTTCAACCTAACGGTGGATTGAGAGGTATTGAATAAAATGATAAAAGCAATTATATTTGATCTTGGTGGTGTAATTATTGACTTGGGATTTGAACGAATGACTAAGCGCTTTGAAGAGCTGGGTATTGAAGACTTTGGTCAATATTTTACTCCTAAAAGTCAAGTTGATTTCTTTGAAGATTTAGAGCTTGGCTTGATTGAACCTGAGGAATTCTATGATAAGTTTCGTCAGCATACTGACAGTGAGCTAACAGATGCTGTCATTGAAGAAACATGGAATCTTATTCTTAAAGACTTTGATAAACAGCGCATGGCTTTACTGACAGAGCTGTCAGCAAATTATTCACTCTATCTTTTTTCAAATACCAATGCGATTCATGCGAAATGTTTTGAGAAAAGATGTTTAGAACAAACAGGTCATCATTTAGAGCACTATTTCACAACGCTTTATTATTCTCATGAGTTGCACCTCAGAAAACCAACGGTAGAAAGTTTTAAAAAAGTGCTTCATCATGCAAATCTTGCTGCTCATGAAACACTTTTCATTGATGATAATGAAGAAAATATCAAAGGTGCTCAAAAAACTGGCTTGAAAACTTATCATTTACAAACACCAGAACAGCTCACAGATATTGATTTTACAGAACTTCTATCTAAATACGATAATTGATAAAAAGTAAAATATCTTACGGCATTAGCTACACCTTTTTTGCATACATTTAATTCTTGACAATTGTCTGACAATTCGATAAAATATAATCTATTGAAATTATTTTATTAAAAATTCAGACAAAAGGGAGTTATCATGGGTTTTATGAAAAAAGCTGATTTCCAGCTTTACCAAGATGCAGATAAACATTATGAACAGGTTCTCGGTACACGCGATTTTCTTGCGCTAGGTGTTGGGACGATTATTTCAACTTCAATTTTTACTTTACCAGGACAAGTCGCGGCGCAATTCGCTGGGCCTGGTGTTGTTTTCTCATATTTGATCGCAGCAGTAGTGGCAGGATTTGTGGCTTTTGCTTACGCTGAAATGTCAACAGTAATGCCACTTGCAGGTTCAGCATATTCATGGATTTCAGTGTTGTTTGGAGAGGGCTTTGGTTGGATAGCAGGTTGGGCATTACTCGCCGAATACTTTATCGCCGTTGCTTTTGTTGGTGCAGGATTCTCTGCAAATTTCCAACAGTTGCTTGCACCGCTAGGCTTTCATTTGCCAGCGGTTCTAGCAAATCCTTTTGGGACAAACGGTGGAGTTGTTGATATCATTTCTTTTCTTGTTATTTTGATTTCAGCTCTGATTGTTTTTAGAGGGGCTTCCGATGCGGGGAAAGTCAGTCAAGTTCTTGTTGTGCTTAAAGTTGCGGCTGTTATTGCTTTTATTATTGTTGGTATTACAGCAATTCACCCATCAAATTATCATCCATTTATTCCCCCTCATAATCCGAAAACAGGTTTTGGTGGTTTCTCAGGTATTTGGTCAGGGGTTTCAATGATTTTTCTTGCTTACATTGGTTTTGACTCTATTGCGGCGAATTCGGCTGAGGCGAAAAATCCGAAAAAGACGATGCCACGTGGAATTCTTGGTTCTCTCCTTATCGCGGTTGCTCTTTTTGCTGCTGTTACCCTAGTTCTTGTTGGAATGCACCGTTATTCAGCCTATGAAGGCAATGCTGCACCAGTTGGTTGGGCGCTTCAACAGTCAGGATATTCAGTCCTTTCAGAAATTGTGACAATTATTGCTCTTGCAGGGATGTTTGTTGCATTGCTTGGTATGGTTCTTGCAGGTTCACGTTTAATTTATGCTTTTGGACGTGATGGTCTTTTACCTAAAGGACTGGGCAAAATGAACAAAAAACATCTTCCAGCAAATGGAGTTTGGGCGTTGTCAATTGTTGCGATTATCATTGGTGCATTTTTCCCCTTTGCCTTTCTGGCTCAATTGATTTCAGCGGGGACGCTTATCGCATTTATGTTTGTGTCGCTTGGTATTTATTCATTACGCCGTCGCGAGGGCAAAGATTTGCCTAAAGCAGCATACAAAATGCCACTTTATCCAGTTCTTCCAGCTCTTGGTTTCATTGGTTCAGCCTTTATCTTTTGGGATTTAGATGCTAATGCAAAAATTTATGCTGGTTTGTGGTTCTTAGTCGGTCTTGTAATCTACTTCTTTTACGGTCGAAGAAATAGTAAGAATTTGGAAACTGAAAAAAGTAAAGAAAATATTGAAGGCGTAGGAACATTAAATTAAGTCCCTCTTTTAAAATAGTCTCTCAACTCACTAGTTGAGGGATTATTTATTGCCAAAATCGCCAAAATGAGTTAAAATAGGCAAGTCTTATCTTTAAAGAAATGGAAATATAAACTTTATGAAAGAGTATGAAAAACAGCACCACGGCTTTTACGTTTTTTTGCGCAATCTAGTTGCGTTCTTGCTATTTATACTTAATGGTCGTAGTAAATATTACAACGTTGACAGAATTCCAAAGAACGAGAACTATATTTTGGTTGCTCCTCATCGCATGGCGTGGGAACCTGTATGGTTTGCTTTTGCGACACGACCAAAACAGTTCATCTTTATGGCAAAGAAAGAACTATTTGAACATAAATTTGGTGGTTGGTGGATTAAAATGTGTGGCGCATTCCCTGTTGACCGCAATAATCCAGGGACAAAACCGATTAAACACGCTGTGAAAATGCTTAAAGAATCAAATAAATCTATGATTATGTTTCCTTCGGGAAGTCGGCATAGTTCAGAAATGAAAGGTGGAGTGGCGCTCATTGCTAAGATGGCAAATGTTCGTATTGTACCTGCTGTCTACCAAGGACCTCTCACAATGAAAGGTGTTTTCAAGCGTCAGAAAGTTGCGATTAACTTCGGAGAGCCAATTGATATTTCTGATATAAAAAAAGCAAATGCAGAAGGAATTGAAGAAGTCAATCGTCGTATGGAAGAAGCGTTTGCTGCTCTTGATAAAGAACTTAATCCAAATTTCCACTATGAAGTGAAATAAGCGATTGATGTTATATCATTCACTTGTGCATTACTTTTTTATGAGAAAAATAAATAATAAAATCGAATTTTTTCAGAAATTCGATTTTTGATTATTAATTGTGTTTAAGTACCCATAATAAAAGATTTCAATTTGTAAAAATTTGAGAAAAATGTTAAAATTAAAGGAAGTATCTACTTATTACTGAAAGAGAAAATATGCCAAATATCATTCGAAAATTTG from the Lactococcus allomyrinae genome contains:
- a CDS encoding APC family permease, with amino-acid sequence MGFMKKADFQLYQDADKHYEQVLGTRDFLALGVGTIISTSIFTLPGQVAAQFAGPGVVFSYLIAAVVAGFVAFAYAEMSTVMPLAGSAYSWISVLFGEGFGWIAGWALLAEYFIAVAFVGAGFSANFQQLLAPLGFHLPAVLANPFGTNGGVVDIISFLVILISALIVFRGASDAGKVSQVLVVLKVAAVIAFIIVGITAIHPSNYHPFIPPHNPKTGFGGFSGIWSGVSMIFLAYIGFDSIAANSAEAKNPKKTMPRGILGSLLIAVALFAAVTLVLVGMHRYSAYEGNAAPVGWALQQSGYSVLSEIVTIIALAGMFVALLGMVLAGSRLIYAFGRDGLLPKGLGKMNKKHLPANGVWALSIVAIIIGAFFPFAFLAQLISAGTLIAFMFVSLGIYSLRRREGKDLPKAAYKMPLYPVLPALGFIGSAFIFWDLDANAKIYAGLWFLVGLVIYFFYGRRNSKNLETEKSKENIEGVGTLN
- a CDS encoding HAD family hydrolase, producing the protein MIKAIIFDLGGVIIDLGFERMTKRFEELGIEDFGQYFTPKSQVDFFEDLELGLIEPEEFYDKFRQHTDSELTDAVIEETWNLILKDFDKQRMALLTELSANYSLYLFSNTNAIHAKCFEKRCLEQTGHHLEHYFTTLYYSHELHLRKPTVESFKKVLHHANLAAHETLFIDDNEENIKGAQKTGLKTYHLQTPEQLTDIDFTELLSKYDN
- a CDS encoding lysophospholipid acyltransferase family protein — protein: MKEYEKQHHGFYVFLRNLVAFLLFILNGRSKYYNVDRIPKNENYILVAPHRMAWEPVWFAFATRPKQFIFMAKKELFEHKFGGWWIKMCGAFPVDRNNPGTKPIKHAVKMLKESNKSMIMFPSGSRHSSEMKGGVALIAKMANVRIVPAVYQGPLTMKGVFKRQKVAINFGEPIDISDIKKANAEGIEEVNRRMEEAFAALDKELNPNFHYEVK